The Flavobacterium faecale genomic sequence TTGATTCCGAATACTTTCAGAAAATTAGGAATTACATTAGAACGTAGAGGTGATGATATTTATATTCCTGCTCACGAAGATGGGTACGAAGTAAAAACAGATATCGACGGTTCTATCCTTACTATTGCAGATGCGCCATGGCCTGGATTTACTCCTGATTTGTTGAGTATTATATTGGTAGTAGCAACGCAAGCAAAAGGAGATGTATTGATTCACCAAAAGATGTTTGAAAGCCGTTTGTTCTTCGTGGATAAATTGATTGATATGGGTGCCAAAATTATGTTGTGTGATCCGCATAGAGCAGTAGTAATGGGACACGATTTTAAATCGACTCTAAAAGCTACTACGATGTCTTCACCAGATATTAGAGCAGGTATCTCCTTATTGATCGCTGCGCTTTCTGCAAAAGGAACTAGTACAATTCAAAATATTGAACAAATTGACCGTGGATATGAAAATATCGATTCGAGGTTAAGAGCTATTGGAGCAAATATTATCAGAGAAGAATAAAAATTTATAACCACTATATTATCGTTTAAATAATCTTTTTGAAATTCATGAAGGTTATTTAAACGATTTTTTTTTGATCAAAAATGTCAAATCAATCACAAGCCATACAAGCCACTTACTTCAGTATCATTGGGAATACCATTTTGGCCATTCTCAAAGGAGTAGCAGGTATATTTGGTAATTCTTACGCCTTGATTGCCGATGCAATTGAATCTACCACAGATATATTTGCCTCTTTTTTGGTTTTGTTTGGTATAAAGTATGCCAGCAGACCAGCTGATGAAAATCATCCGTACGGGCACGGTAGGGCAGAACCTCTAGTGACTTTTTTGGTCGTAGGTTTTTTGATTGCCTCTGCATTTTTAATTGCGTATGAGAGTCTTCGTAATATCAATACACCACATGCATTGCCAAAACCATGGACATTAATCGTTTTAGCGGTGATTATTATCTGGAAAGAATATTCATTTCGGGTAGTGATGAAAAAAGCGATTCAAACCAATAGTTCGTCATTAAAAGCAGATGCTTGGCACCATCGCAGTGATGCGATAACTTCTGTAGCGGCCTTTTTAGGAATTACAATTGCGTTAGTTTTAGGAAAAGGATACGAAGCAGCTGATGATTGGGCGGCACTTTTTGCCTCTGTTTTTATATTATACAATAGTTATCTAATTTTTAGACCGGCTTTGGGCGAAATAATGGATGAGCATTTTTATGACGACTTAGTCCTAGAAATTAGAGAGATCTCTACTCAAGTTACGGGCATCTTGGGAACCGAAAAATGTCATATCCGAAAAGCGGGAATGGTGTATCATGTTGATCTACATGCACGTGTGGATTCTGAAATAACCGTTAGAGAAGGACATGATTTAGCACACCAGTTAAAAGATCGATTGAAACTTGACATTCCGAAACTAGGAAATATCTTGATTCATATTGAACCGGATTAACTATACCTATTTATCAGTACCGATGTCATTTAAAATCCATTCCAATTCCGGATCTTTACTTTGAATCACATCATCAAGAGTCGGTTTTATGGCTTGGTCGGGATAGATGCCGTGACCGTTTATAGGTGTTTGGTAAAAGGGTTTGATATCCATAATTCCAATTCTGAATTTCAAATCCGAGTGAGGCAGCTTGTACACAGGCATAAAACCTGCGACAGTGCCGTTGTAACCACCACCGGTTTCTTCACCAACAAAGAATGCTCGTTTTGATCCCTTCAAATTAGCAGACAAAACACTTGATGCCGAAAAACTTCCTCCATTGATTAGTACATAAATTTTTCCTTTGAAAGCGTTTTTGTTTAGTTTGTGGGTATAGGTTTCAGTGGCGTAATAATTTAAGTTGTTACTATCTTTATGTACCGTGAGCAGAAGGTAGGAATATGCAAGGGGTGCAAACGCAGCTTTCATTATTTTTAGCGGTAGCGAACCACCATTCCAATAGGCTCCTTTGAATAAGCTTGCTTTTGAAACCACTTCTGATTTTTGAAGAAAAACGAAACTGGAATCGGCCAAATAAGCATAAAGGTGAGCCACTTCTGCAAGTCGTCCTCCGCCATTGTTTCTTAAATCGATAATTAAATTTTTGGTTTCCCGTTTTTGTAGTGTTTCAAAGGTATGTTTGTAAAACCGTTTGTAATTTCCGTTTGAAAAACCTCTAATTTTCAGCAGAGCGACACTGCTATCTTTTGTTATGAAGTCTAGATTTCGATTGTAGTTTTGACTTTCCTTATTGTACCCATTATTTCTCTTCTTGCGTTTGAGCTCTTTTTTTTCGGTATCGGTCAGTTTTTTGATTTTGCTAACGGCACTAATTTTTGCACTATCTTTTACTGGTTTAGGTGGCTTTAACCTATGGATTGTGATGTTGTGTAGACTATCTTTAAATTTAAATTGATAGCGCAAACTATCTTGAATTCCGTTTTCGATCGTAAAATAAGTAGACAATCGCCTTGCCACCACATTATGTTTGAAAGTCGTGTTGTTCCCGTCTGAGCTATAAAAAGTGTTGTAGGCTTTAATCAATGCGGCAGGATTTTCACCATTTATACTCACAACTTCTGCGCCTTTGGGTATGGCTTTGTTTTTTGATTTATTTTGGAGGACATATATCTTGTTATCAATGGCAGTAAAGTCAAATTGAGAAAACGGACCTACTCCTTTTTTTATGAATTCTTTATTTTCTTTTTTTGAATAGGCCACCATTGGTGCATATACAAGGGTATGTCCTTGCTTGATAGAGGCTACAATAGGACTTAGTTTTTTATAAAAATCAAGCGGTTTCAAAGGGGATTTCACCGATTTTTTTAAACTATCAAATTTGTTATCTAAAGATTTTTTATTGATATAGAAATATAAATCAGGATGTAATTGCTGCAATTTTTTATAAGTAAAATCAATGTCAGATTGCATTTTGCTTACAGTGATATCCGTTTGAAGGTGTTTATTATGATTTTTGACAGTAGCGCACTGAGAGAACAGAAAAATGCTAAGTGCGGATAAAAATAGTTTTCTCATGGTCTAATTGTCATTATTTCTTTTACCTAAGTGGTGCAGCAACGTTGATTTATATTGAAATTCTAAGATAGCTTTTTATCGAAAAAACAGCGTGTTTTATACACAATTTTAAGTTTATTATAAAAAAATATTCTCGAAATACGGTTTTGCCCCTGATGGGAGTGGTAGCCCCGAACGAAGAAAGGTTATTTTTTACGGGAAGTACAGAGCGACCAAAGGAAGCTCCTGTACTGACCTAGTAAAAAAAACCTTTTGAGAGAGGGCTAAAACGGACAGCAGGATTAGGCACAAAAAAAACGAGCTTGAAAATGTTTCCGAACTCGTTTTGTGTTTATTTTATTGTGTTTACAAAAAGGACTGTACAGCTAAATCATAACTTTTTAATCCAAAACCAAGGACTACACCTTTGGCATTTCCGGAGATGTAAGACTGATGTCTGAAGCTTTCTCTAGAAAAGGTATTAGATATATGTACTTCAATTACCGGTGTAGTGATTGCTTTGATGGCATCACCAATTCCGATAGAGGTGTGTGTGTATGCTCCGGCATTCAGGATTATACCATCGTATGAAAATCCGTATTCTTGAATTTTGTCAATCAGTTCCCCTTCAATATTACTTTGGTAGTAGGCGAATTCTATAGTTGGATATTTGGTTTTTAGATCCGTAAAATAGTCTTCAAAAGTTAGACTTCCATAAACTTCTGGTTCACGTTTTCCTAATAGGTTTAAATTAGGTCCGTTGATGATGCAAATTTTCATGTGTAATGTTTTTGTAAAAATAAAAAAACCGTTCCAATTACAGAACGGTTTTGAATATTTTGTTTGCAGGTTTTAGAAAAGGATTCCGGCAGAAATTTGAAAAGTTGAATTTTTAGTTTGAGCGTCTTTGCTAGCTTCAGTTAGTCCGACACCATATCTCGCTTGTAAAAACAAATTGTTGGTAACTTGTAAGCCTAGACCAACAACACCAGCAAATTCGAAGGTTTCTGATTTTTTGTAATCAAATTTATTTCTTTCACTTAGTAAGAATGAGGCCTGAGGTCCTGCCTCTAAAGATAAGCTTTTGTTCAAGAATATTTTGGCAACTACAGGTATGGATACGTAACCCAGTTCGTTTTTGAATTCTTGAGTAGCATTTTTATAGGTTGCACCTTGTGTTGAATATAATAACTCTGGTT encodes the following:
- a CDS encoding cation diffusion facilitator family transporter, with the protein product MSNQSQAIQATYFSIIGNTILAILKGVAGIFGNSYALIADAIESTTDIFASFLVLFGIKYASRPADENHPYGHGRAEPLVTFLVVGFLIASAFLIAYESLRNINTPHALPKPWTLIVLAVIIIWKEYSFRVVMKKAIQTNSSSLKADAWHHRSDAITSVAAFLGITIALVLGKGYEAADDWAALFASVFILYNSYLIFRPALGEIMDEHFYDDLVLEIREISTQVTGILGTEKCHIRKAGMVYHVDLHARVDSEITVREGHDLAHQLKDRLKLDIPKLGNILIHIEPD
- a CDS encoding S41 family peptidase, which gives rise to MRKLFLSALSIFLFSQCATVKNHNKHLQTDITVSKMQSDIDFTYKKLQQLHPDLYFYINKKSLDNKFDSLKKSVKSPLKPLDFYKKLSPIVASIKQGHTLVYAPMVAYSKKENKEFIKKGVGPFSQFDFTAIDNKIYVLQNKSKNKAIPKGAEVVSINGENPAALIKAYNTFYSSDGNNTTFKHNVVARRLSTYFTIENGIQDSLRYQFKFKDSLHNITIHRLKPPKPVKDSAKISAVSKIKKLTDTEKKELKRKKRNNGYNKESQNYNRNLDFITKDSSVALLKIRGFSNGNYKRFYKHTFETLQKRETKNLIIDLRNNGGGRLAEVAHLYAYLADSSFVFLQKSEVVSKASLFKGAYWNGGSLPLKIMKAAFAPLAYSYLLLTVHKDSNNLNYYATETYTHKLNKNAFKGKIYVLINGGSFSASSVLSANLKGSKRAFFVGEETGGGYNGTVAGFMPVYKLPHSDLKFRIGIMDIKPFYQTPINGHGIYPDQAIKPTLDDVIQSKDPELEWILNDIGTDK
- the aroQ gene encoding type II 3-dehydroquinate dehydratase: MKICIINGPNLNLLGKREPEVYGSLTFEDYFTDLKTKYPTIEFAYYQSNIEGELIDKIQEYGFSYDGIILNAGAYTHTSIGIGDAIKAITTPVIEVHISNTFSRESFRHQSYISGNAKGVVLGFGLKSYDLAVQSFL
- a CDS encoding porin family protein → MKKTILFAAILLGMTTISQAQSIRFGVKGGINYANQNGTAITLNSENYNSTDAITSYHAGLVAEIKLFENFAIQPELLYSTQGATYKNATQEFKNELGYVSIPVVAKIFLNKSLSLEAGPQASFLLSERNKFDYKKSETFEFAGVVGLGLQVTNNLFLQARYGVGLTEASKDAQTKNSTFQISAGILF